Genomic window (Croceicoccus sp. Ery15):
AGCCACTCACTGTTTCGCCCGCGTGGCAGCCGAAAACGCGCATCTGACTATTACCCTTGGGAAAAATATTTCGCCCGAGTGCCACTGGATCAGCCATGCGACGGATTTGGCGTCTGGCACATAAACGGTTTCATCTCGCATATCCGAAGCATCCGCTTGGGCCTCAGTGATTACATGGGCTGCGTGACGCGCAGTCGTCCATGGATTCTGGACGCAAGGGAGTTTCCCCACTGGGCCGCCGAAGACACTTGGCTGGATATCCTGTTTAAGATGCCCCTTGTTGTATTTGGCGTGGGGCTAGAGGGACAGGAAGTGTGGTTACGTTGGCTCCTGATTCAACGGGCCAACCTTTACAAGAAGCGCGGTGGTGCGCGTCCCCCTGCTTGGTATGTTTACCCGGTCGGAGAAGATGACGAACGACAGCGCGAAAAGCGGTTCTTCTTGGAATGCCTTGGTGTGGAACCATTCGAGGTCACTGACTATCCGGCGATCTACGATCCGCAGCATTGGGCTGGCTGATATTTTCTGGCTGACTTTGGCAATAAGGAACCGACGGAATGACCAGTCGCGGCAAAGACTCAAATGAAGTGGTCGAGTTCATGACGTTATTCACCCGCCTCAAGGACTGGTGCGATGACGAGCCGGAGGACTTGGCAGACTTTGCTGAAAGTGATTCCAGCATCAAGGAAATCTGCAACATGCTTGCACTGCGGGCGGGCTTCCTCAGAATGTCCGAACGACGAGGACGTGCGCTGTTTGCATCGCCGGTTGACCCACACTTCCTTGAGGCCTGGCGCGATTATGAAGTGCGGTATCAGACCGTTCTCAGCAATATCTGGCTATCTGACCTTTT
Coding sequences:
- a CDS encoding SIR2 family protein — its product is MIDELCHRAGGRVALLIGNGIHLYPNGGQSWNALVERLARTNGFASPEKAKNLAMPEFYDLIDLGRPAENGSKSASQAYPLKRQFCDGMEGWQPSAHHQGIVEWAIRHGSPILTTNFDLTFAKAAQAESHSLFRPRGSRKRASDYYPWEKYFARVPLDQPCDGFGVWHINGFISHIRSIRLGLSDYMGCVTRSRPWILDAREFPHWAAEDTWLDILFKMPLVVFGVGLEGQEVWLRWLLIQRANLYKKRGGARPPAWYVYPVGEDDERQREKRFFLECLGVEPFEVTDYPAIYDPQHWAG